Proteins encoded together in one Malassezia restricta chromosome IX, complete sequence window:
- a CDS encoding BRCT domain protein, which translates to MQSTNRWHKSHRSIKIPHVKLRPAPPSKRTHDPDAEDDAHFRKTRVTTTARAHTHADFVAHAPLQHVVLSFTGIPDKHDLIQVAERLGARVCGDLTVDVTHLIALSAGSDKYRAAVQFHMCVVRPEWLYLVREAWLAGDDTVDVAQLAEQCRLLPFEGLVLGLTGFDAHERDRLAARIDALGGHVAPRIVWDGSITHLVCAPPSEDRHRKGLDRVLMYRALLSECPDAPHVQHAARIHLVHHVWVDDCERARVLLPESAYDATRDVDSADARAQRVASLQPRVLDRTHSDAAPPPAPPTPPAPAAPRRRTSLLSWSRSASFDAPSRDQGLWATHTFHIDMHDAARTRRVIHVVRSAGGHVVPSTDEADYAIGPYVPPAPGRARCYATHHWIERCLYDEALVDVHAHPAYRPPTRPLPIPEAKDWCITLTGMDRHAPTYHHTCAVIEAIGARVSASLARHTTTHLLCAPGAHTSLKAQKATEWQIPLVDLAFLEALVHPAAASPSRRRARPTHRAVLGHDARPSITEEAPVASEPDRIEAPAQPMVLYDDPVARREQSKLMALVHGEPSHRTRKS; encoded by the coding sequence ATGCAGAGCACGAACCGGTGGCACAAGAGCCATCGGTCCATCAAGATTCCGCATGTCAAGCTACGACCTGCACCGCCATcgaagcgcacgcacgatcCAGACGCtgaggacgacgcgcaTTTCCGAAAGACGCGCGTGACGACGacagcgcgcgcacatACGCATGCCGACTttgtggcgcacgcgccactccagcacgtcgtctTGAGCTTTACCGGCATACCCGACAAGCACGACCTGATCCAAGTCGCAGagcggctcggcgcgcgtgtgtgcgGTGACCTCACTGTCGACGTGACGCACCTCATTGCCCTCTCCGCCGGCTCGGACAAGTACCGCGCTGCCGTGCAGTTCCAcatgtgcgtcgtgcgccCGGAATGGCTGTACCTCGTACGTGAGGCATGGCTGGCGGGCGACGACACAGTCGATGTCGCGCAATTGGCCGAGCAGTGCCGTCTGCTGCCTTTTGAGGGACTCGTGCTCGGCCTGACGGGCTTTGATGCTCACGAGCGCGATCGACtcgcggcgcgcatcgacgccctCGGCGGACATGTCGCACCCCGCATCGTATGGGATGGATCGATTACGCATCTCGTGTGCGCACCGCCCTCAGAGGACCGCCACCGCAAGGGCCTCGATCGCGTGCTCATGTATCGCGCCCTGCTCAGCGAGTGCCCCGACGCACCGCatgtccagcacgccgcacgcATCCATCTCGTGCATCATGTATGGGTCGACGActgcgagcgcgcgcgcgtcctgcTGCCAGAATCAGCCTACGACGCTACAAGAGACGTGgacagcgccgacgcgcgtgctcAGCGCGTGGCTTCGCTCCAGCCACGCGTCTTGGACCGCACacacagcgacgcagcaccgccacccGCGCCGCCTACGCCACCTGCtcctgccgcgcctcgccggCGCACGTCCCTCTTGTCGTGgtcgcgctcggccagctTCGACGCCCCGAGCCGCGATCAGGGCCTATGGGCTACGCACACGTTTCACATCGATatgcacgacgcagcacggacgcgacgcgtcatCCATGTGGTGCGCAGTGCGGGCGGCCACGTCGTACCCAGCACCGACGAAGCCGATTACGCGATTGGTCCCTATGTCCCCCCGGCACCGGGCCGGGCCCGGTGCTACGCCACACACCATTGGATCGAGCGGTGCCTGTACGACGAGGCCCTtgtcgacgtgcatgcCCACCCGGCGTACCGTCCACCGAcacggccgctgccgaTCCCCGAAGCGAAGGACTGGTGCATCACACTCACCGGCATGGACCGACATGCCCCCACATACCACCATACCTGCGCCGTCATTGAGGCCATCGGCGCACGCGTAAGTGCCTCGCTTGCGCGGCACACTACGACGCACCTTTTGtgtgcgccaggcgcgcaCACCAGCCTCAAGGCCCAAAAGGCCACCGAATGGCAGATTCCTCTCGTCGACCTGGCGTTCCTCGAGGCCCTCGTGCATCCTGCGGCAGCCTCGCCGtcacgtcgtcgagcacgcCCGACGCACCGCGCGGTCCTTGggcacgatgcgcgtccCTCGATCACCGAGGAGGCGCCGGTGGCCAGCGAGCCGGACAGGATcgaggcgcctgcgcagccCATGGTCCTGTACGACGACCCCGTCGCCCGTCGTGAGCAGTCCAAGCTCATGGCCCtcgtgcatggcgagccTAGCCACCGCACACGAAAGAGCTAG